The Haloplanus sp. CK5-1 genome contains a region encoding:
- a CDS encoding branched-chain amino acid ABC transporter permease — protein sequence MALVDLLLVVGIIAGVYSLLAIGMNMHWGDTGLLNFAHAAFFAVGAYTSAILTTPPATGSLATRVVGFDFPIIVGLVAGTALAGVFGVLIALPSVRLEGDYLAIVTLSAAELIRLLIHNEAWLTTGAQTLKNIPRPLDGAIPFSYDLFYFVLVWAIVAVCYLLFERLSTSPFGRVLHAIRENDDVPLALGKNTYVFKLKSFGIGAAIAGLAGGLWAHYVYAISSIMFLPSITFLIWAAVIIGGAGSYGGAILGASVIVGLRQITRFIPGDVPFGDQLSYIRLMVVGVVLILVLYYRPEGLLGDAERLQAGTSE from the coding sequence ATGGCACTTGTAGACCTACTGCTGGTCGTCGGCATCATCGCCGGCGTCTACTCGCTGCTGGCGATCGGCATGAACATGCACTGGGGCGACACCGGCCTGTTGAACTTCGCACACGCGGCGTTCTTCGCGGTCGGCGCGTACACGTCCGCGATACTCACGACACCGCCGGCGACCGGCAGTCTTGCGACGCGGGTCGTCGGGTTCGACTTCCCGATCATCGTCGGCCTCGTCGCGGGGACCGCCCTCGCCGGCGTCTTCGGCGTGTTGATCGCCCTCCCGAGCGTCCGGCTCGAGGGCGACTACCTGGCGATAGTGACGCTGAGTGCCGCGGAGCTCATCCGACTGCTGATCCACAACGAGGCGTGGCTGACGACGGGTGCCCAGACGCTGAAGAACATCCCCCGCCCGCTCGACGGCGCGATCCCGTTCAGCTACGACCTCTTCTACTTCGTTCTCGTGTGGGCCATCGTCGCCGTCTGCTACCTGCTGTTCGAACGGCTCTCGACCAGTCCGTTCGGGCGGGTGCTCCACGCCATCCGCGAGAACGACGACGTGCCCCTCGCACTCGGCAAGAACACCTACGTCTTCAAGCTGAAGTCGTTCGGCATCGGCGCGGCCATCGCCGGCCTCGCCGGCGGCCTCTGGGCGCACTACGTCTACGCCATCTCGTCGATCATGTTCCTGCCCAGCATCACGTTCCTGATCTGGGCGGCCGTCATCATCGGCGGGGCGGGGAGCTACGGCGGCGCGATCCTCGGAGCCAGCGTCATCGTGGGGCTCCGACAGATCACGCGGTTCATCCCCGGCGACGTGCCCTTCGGCGACCAACTCTCCTACATCCGACTGATGGTCGTCGGAGTGGTGTTGATCCTCGTCCTCTACTACCGGCCGGAGGGCCTGCTCGGCGACGCCGAGCGGTTGCAGGCCGGCACTTCGGAGTGA
- a CDS encoding ABC transporter substrate-binding protein yields the protein MPDRNVRRRRFVKAAGAAGIVGLAGCSGGGGGGDGGDGGDGGGGGDGGGGGDGGDGGGGGDSILVGTLAPFSQGLGWVGPNAARGRDVALADINDAGVLGSEVEINEQDTETTPQAAVSGFNTLDEAGVVATLGPSSTVIPNLFQPVADAELPMLSVSAGTTQLDDVGGPDDYLWRTVPSDAIAGRAQGQYALDNDYTQMAVVYKDDKGSQSFSAAVADYFTGQGGEQVADVALAINSDSYRSEMQEIADSGADVISMTAGTEVSALFMRNYIEADLDIPIFIGNDVITADFIERIGADAMAEAPIFGQAPAPGPAYDQFQQSHQDMHGQAPGTFGAAGYDAMNIIALAAQRAGEATRQAITDNINPVARPEGTEVTTFSEGKEELEAGNEINYQGASNPQDFDEDGDPVGPFSVLEVEGGEWTELTTFSTEELTA from the coding sequence ATGCCAGACAGAAACGTGAGACGACGTCGATTCGTCAAGGCGGCAGGTGCAGCAGGTATCGTCGGCCTCGCTGGATGCTCCGGCGGCGGTGGTGGCGGCGACGGTGGCGACGGTGGCGACGGCGGTGGTGGCGGCGACGGCGGTGGTGGCGGCGACGGTGGCGACGGTGGTGGTGGCGGCGATTCGATCCTCGTCGGCACCCTCGCGCCGTTCAGTCAGGGTCTCGGCTGGGTCGGCCCGAACGCCGCCCGCGGCCGCGACGTCGCCCTCGCCGACATCAACGACGCCGGCGTCCTCGGCAGCGAGGTGGAGATCAACGAACAGGACACGGAGACGACGCCACAGGCGGCCGTCTCGGGGTTCAACACGCTCGACGAGGCCGGCGTGGTGGCCACGCTCGGCCCGTCGAGTACGGTGATTCCGAACCTGTTCCAGCCGGTCGCGGACGCGGAACTTCCGATGCTCTCCGTCTCCGCGGGGACCACCCAACTGGACGACGTGGGTGGCCCCGACGACTACCTGTGGCGGACGGTCCCGAGCGACGCCATCGCCGGGCGCGCACAGGGGCAGTACGCCCTCGACAACGACTACACCCAGATGGCGGTCGTCTACAAGGACGACAAGGGATCACAGAGCTTCTCGGCGGCGGTGGCCGACTACTTCACCGGCCAGGGCGGCGAACAGGTCGCCGACGTGGCCCTCGCCATCAACTCCGACTCCTACCGCAGCGAGATGCAAGAGATCGCCGACTCCGGGGCGGACGTCATCTCCATGACCGCCGGCACCGAGGTGTCGGCGCTGTTCATGCGCAACTACATCGAGGCCGACCTCGACATCCCCATCTTCATCGGGAACGACGTCATCACGGCCGACTTCATCGAGCGCATCGGGGCCGACGCGATGGCCGAGGCACCCATCTTCGGACAGGCTCCCGCGCCCGGCCCGGCCTACGACCAGTTCCAGCAGTCCCACCAGGACATGCACGGTCAGGCACCCGGCACCTTCGGTGCCGCCGGCTACGACGCGATGAACATCATCGCGCTGGCGGCCCAGCGTGCCGGCGAGGCCACCCGGCAGGCCATCACGGACAACATCAACCCGGTCGCTCGCCCCGAGGGTACCGAGGTCACCACCTTCTCCGAGGGCAAGGAGGAACTCGAAGCCGGCAACGAGATCAACTACCAGGGCGCGTCGAACCCGCAGGACTTCGACGAGGACGGCGACCCCGTCGGACCATTCTCCGTCCTCGAAGTCGAGGGCGGCGAGTGGACCGAGCTGACGACGTTCTCGACCGAGGAACTGACCGCTTGA
- the metX gene encoding homoserine O-acetyltransferase MetX produces MTSVESGTRSLGEFTFECGESVDDLQVAYEAYGDFEADPDGGSNAVLVCHALTGSQNVASAGVAETAGQARAWWNDIVGPGKAIDTTEYYVVCANVLGSCYGSSGPPAENPETGEPWGTDFPPVTIGDWTRSQRRLLDDLGVGRLRAVVGGSAGGMNVLDWAVQYPDDVARIVPVAAAARLDAQCLALDAIARRAITADDDWRGGNYYGGDPPTDGLALARQIGHVMYLSKASMADRFGRRAAGRDAVRSFPADRAAAFFPYREVESYLDYQAEKFVDRFDPNSYLYLTRAMDDYDLSEGYESDADALAAFEGEALIMSFTGDWHFTVAQSESLAEASREAGVPVAHHVVQSDHGHDAFLVEPEKVGPPIRDFLSAGLAGRAIHDTAEEEDVEGSDDFAPVHNSLFGG; encoded by the coding sequence ATGACGTCCGTCGAGAGCGGCACGCGCAGTCTCGGCGAGTTCACCTTCGAGTGTGGCGAGTCGGTCGACGACCTGCAGGTCGCCTACGAGGCGTACGGCGACTTCGAGGCTGACCCGGACGGCGGGAGCAACGCCGTCCTCGTCTGTCACGCGCTCACCGGGAGTCAGAACGTCGCCAGCGCTGGCGTCGCCGAGACGGCGGGCCAGGCGCGGGCGTGGTGGAACGACATCGTCGGCCCCGGCAAGGCGATAGACACCACCGAGTACTACGTCGTCTGTGCGAACGTGCTCGGGTCCTGTTACGGGTCGTCCGGCCCGCCGGCCGAGAACCCGGAGACGGGCGAGCCCTGGGGGACCGACTTCCCGCCCGTGACGATCGGCGACTGGACGCGCAGTCAGCGCCGCCTGCTCGACGACCTCGGCGTCGGTCGCCTGCGTGCCGTCGTCGGTGGCAGCGCCGGCGGGATGAACGTCCTCGACTGGGCGGTGCAGTACCCCGACGACGTTGCGCGGATCGTCCCCGTCGCCGCGGCCGCCCGCCTCGACGCCCAGTGTCTCGCCTTGGACGCCATCGCCCGCCGAGCGATCACGGCCGACGACGACTGGCGGGGTGGGAACTACTACGGCGGCGACCCCCCCACCGATGGCTTGGCGCTCGCCCGACAGATCGGGCACGTCATGTACCTTTCGAAGGCTTCGATGGCGGATCGCTTCGGTCGTCGAGCGGCCGGCCGGGACGCCGTGCGATCCTTTCCCGCCGACCGCGCCGCCGCCTTCTTCCCGTACCGGGAGGTGGAGTCGTACCTCGACTACCAGGCCGAGAAGTTCGTCGACCGGTTCGACCCCAACTCCTACCTCTACCTCACCCGCGCCATGGACGACTACGACCTCAGCGAGGGATACGAGAGCGACGCCGACGCCCTCGCCGCCTTCGAGGGCGAGGCACTGATCATGTCCTTCACCGGCGACTGGCACTTCACCGTCGCGCAGTCCGAATCCCTGGCCGAGGCGAGCCGCGAGGCCGGCGTCCCGGTCGCCCACCACGTCGTCCAGTCGGACCACGGCCACGACGCCTTCCTCGTCGAACCCGAGAAGGTGGGGCCGCCGATTCGGGACTTCCTGTCGGCTGGACTGGCGGGTCGCGCGATCCACGACACGGCCGAGGAGGAGGATGTCGAGGGCTCCGACGACTTCGCGCCCGTCCACAACTCGCTGTTCGGCGGCTGA